In Ostrea edulis chromosome 4, xbOstEdul1.1, whole genome shotgun sequence, a single window of DNA contains:
- the LOC125669529 gene encoding HEAT repeat-containing protein 1-like isoform X2: MAFLDRLVVMAVKQDSDMSMSESSDSENISSTPRYLDILHDFLSSVPLSESVSDNLTKKIIENYLLCANVIVNDGELEELSMKHRKTVQLLEDRYPTSLDRAVQEFVDGEEEDVKRQIQDFLNLSVLSVKHQHLSDIEGSLTLSLNHRTPAIRVNAVQHLLKNADKCDGDYVSEVLITRLADDSPEVMETVLKVGQSLWSMINDTTQMCTLLGKIVLKCQPWSGVGKMALGILCSCDPKFQPSVILILFPRFLLCTPDDLKFLKDLCETDLAKNNQIIKSVAQKLKKEAGKKKHSTENLAEMSIAVAGWLADAVMKTSDCDEFLTRLQDGGDDTRYLCQLALFLNAAIPLMSEKRDQIKWFGNQLKLLHQLQPGGVPESDWEEVITVVTDTCKSLVAGQKQGNSLSLCLLSNLIQLIPTLQNKADFWNYDDDALACSVRLFDYLILQSSTSVCRNGYRRLVAQFLQHFSDNDVRMKFLGLLWTQHCNDLSERSGVKVSLQIQALLIGKQLLHESKKVQVPDSVIINLILAMTSPFIRIRQTTMECLKLLRDKDGLGQSVFVPLVNHIQKCEMEIVSDQEYLKQTVTSVLSSGPNKGKRRSHSGRKTDSSLVSMIVDVVQNSDTPQYIRNNLLQITALHNSKSFLSDLLPTFQSLLSACLCDNPPPLAVDSCRLLIQRWTLETASLLDSNPEALTLVLEMIAGPVNTIQEMMISQVTGEFYSELTPETQQRILSSLFDAWVKVRSPETVKVIKRTLKHLALESSHVAVELNKCLQTTLSASTVKERKRHRKSDVHGQKEEDVFEQLTWQRVVVVLETIQSKKKINGYLQLLPTIFKILSEVLNSDQHTSAEYIKQLLLSVVDEACQRAINHGLVPDLKKDSSFNIDLIVNAIRTSSNPQTHHKALLVLTTASKIFPEDLLHKVMSVFTFMGANIMRHDDQYSFHVINRILETVVPALVTACEQREVHVGGQTKEGVITMVMQVFVDAYTHIPEHRRLMLFTRLVEIVDGNNFLWRCVLLKMTHEISQSAGETTDGDDTEMQFNLNLLSQFSMTTQINSIATMISYISGLPVDKPTETVRRKRSGKHSQENISIFPVETHSAKQLRHFKYRTVKLLLSWCVSSTLVQQLSACEEDEITSGFHHLVQTIMTYICRLTELKLEDHTLAKFYRALSHKIYDLLDKVVGLLPERMLLQVIKELMEHSIPNIQRKSMELLNNFLLQKEQTMEAGLLGVVDKLLHVSASENIEATTTQTALYSLKLLCRRIGANHPQMFIKVLKMSVEIFRSRAGNQSLQASALLCIAEVCSTLKAHVIAHLSSFMPKIVSCLKDNQLVEGNELFLLSMITTVQKVMENLSLFLSPYLQDIVTQICCLSGRQTDVLQKATIQQRLKAIRGTMATTLPPRVLLGILPDCYDKLLTLNPNGIQPMMTMLTEHVGHIKKEDLSSHLVQLQGFYLTCLDVQSHYKGDVEEVENAVIEAIVATVMKLSEATFRPMFYKMFDWATREEDLKHRILVFYKMADRLAEKMQSLFTIFAGHIIVHAAQILTDNNKQMTDDDFYGSSKSGRRKSHKLLVYIFDCLCKCFLYDTEGFVTKERFDTLLQPLVDQLENVDGEPLSKERVSEHLVPCIVQFGAATQDDSLWKTLNYQILLKTRHSSPEVRYAALIAVDEFHKKLSEDYMALLPETIPFLAELMEDEEEEVEKMCQSVISQMERTLGEPLQKYF; the protein is encoded by the exons TGCGATGGTGATTATGTGTCTGAGGTGTTGATTACAAGACTGGCAGACGATTCACCAGAAGTCATGGAAACGGTTCTAAAAGTTGGACAG TCTTTATGGAGCATGATTAATGATACCACACAGATGTGTACGCTGCTGGGAAAGATAGTGCTGAAATGTCAGCCCTGGTCGGGGGTCGGAAAGATGGCCCTCGGGATTCTGTGTAGCTGTGACCCCAAATTCCAGCCCTCTGTCATCCTTATCCTTTTTCCACGGTTTCTTCTCTGCACACCTGATGACCTCAAGTTTTTGAAAGATTTGTGCGAGACAGACCTAGCCAAGAATAACCAGATTATCAAATCAGTGGCCCAGAAGTTGAAGAAAGAAGCAGGCAAGAAGAAGCATTCGACGGAAAATTTAGCGGAGATGTCTATAGCAGTGGCAGGATGGCTGGCTGATGCTGTGATGAAAACCTCAGACTGTGACGAGTTTCTGACCCGGTTACAGGACGGGGGTGATGACACGCGATATCTGTGTCAGCTGGCGCTGTTCCTGAATGCAGCCATTCCGCTGATGTCAGAAAAAAGGGACCAGATCAAGTGGTTCGGTAATCAGCTCAAACTTCTACATCAACTTCAGCCTGGGGGTGTACCGGAGTCCGATTGGGAGGAGGTCATTACCGTGGTAACAGACACCTGTAAAAGTTTGGTGGCTGGTCAGAAACAGGGGAATTCTCTAAGTCTCTGTCTGTTGTCTAACCTGATACAATTGATCCCCACCTTACAGAATA AGGCTGACTTTTGGAATTACGATGACGATGCCCTCGCCTGTTCAGTAAGGCTGTTTGATTACCTCATTCTACAGTCCAGCACCTCGGTCTGTAGGAATGGATACAGGAGACTAGTGGCCCAGTTCCTGCAG CACTTCTCTGACAATGATGTCAGAATGAAGTTTCTTGGACTTCTGTGGACACAACATTGTAATGACCTCAGTGAAAGGTCAGGAGTCAAGGTCAGCCTACAGATTCAAGCTCTTCTGATTGGAAAACAGCTACTGCATGAAAGCAAGAAAGTACAGGTTCCAGATTCAG TGATAATAAATCTGATTTTGGCCATGACAAGTCCGTTTATCAGAATTCGCCAGACGACCATGGAGTGCCTAAAGCTTCTGAGAGACAAAGATGGTCTTGGTCAGAGTGTGTTTGTGCCACTAGTGAACCACATCCAGAAGTGTGAGATGGAGATTGTGTCGGACCAGGAATATCTGAAACAG ACTGTCACTTCTGTCCTGAGTAGTGGACCCAATAAGGGCAAACGGAGATCTCACTCTGGTAGGAAGACAGACAGTAGCCTGGTCAGTATGATTGTGGACGTGGTCCAGAACTCTGATACTCCACAATACATCAGGAATAACCTGCTTCAGATCACAGCTTTACACAACAGCAAG AGTTTCCTGAGTGACCTTCTACCAACCTTTCAGTCTTTGTTATCTGCCTGTCTCTGTGACAACCCCCCACCCCTGGCTGTCGACAGCTGCAGACTACTGATCCAGAGGTGGACCTTGGAGACGGCCTCTCTCCTGGATTCTAACCCCGAGGCTCTGACCTTGGTCCTCGAAATGATAGCTGGACCAGTCAACACAATACAGGAGATGATGATCTCACAG GTGACAGGAGAATTTTACAGTGAGCTGACACCAGAAACTCAACAGCGGATTCTATCTAGTTTGTTTGATGCCTGGGTCAAAGTTCGGAGTCCAGAAACAGTGAAAGTGATCAAGAGGACACTTAAACAT TTGGCATTGGAAAGCAGCCATGTTGCAGTGGAACTAAACAAATGTCTGCAGACGACACTGTCAGCTTCAACCGTCAAGGAGCGCAAAAGACATAG GAAGTCCGATGTTCATGGACAAAAAGAAGAAGATGTTTTTGAACAGTTGACATGGCAACGAGTGGTGGTTGTCCTGGAGACTATTCAAAGCAAGAAGAAAATCAAtggttatcttcaacttttgcCAACGATATTCAAAATACTGTCTGA ggtGTTGAATTCAGACCAGCACACATCAGCTGAGTATATCAAACAGCTTCTGTTGTCAGTGGTCGATGAAGCGTGTCAACGGGCCATTAATCATGGTCTTGTACCAG ACTTGAAGAAGGATTCTTCGTTCAATATTGACCTGATAGTGAATGCTATACGAACATCCAGCAATCCTCAGACTCATCATAAAGCCCTTCTGGTCCTCACTACAGCCTCCAAAATATTCCCA gAAGATCTCCTGCACAAGGTGATGTCTGTGTTCACTTTCATGGGAGCCAACATTATGCGCCATGACGACCAGTACAGTTTCCATGTCATCAATCGTATCCTGGAGACCGTGGTGCCTGCCCTAGTAACA GCTTGTGAGCAAAGGGAGGTCCATGTTGGAGGTCAGACTAAGGAAGGGGTCATCACCATGGTAATGCAGGTGTTTGTGGATGCTTACACCCATATCCCCGAGCATCGCCGCCTGATGCTGTTCACGCGACTGGTGGAAATCGTGGATGGGAACAACTTCCTGTGGCGGTGTGTTCTGTTGAAGATGACCCACGAAATCTCACAATCAGCAGGGGAAACAACTGAT GGAGACGATACTGAGATGCAATTTAACCTGAATTTGTTGTCCCAATTCTCCATGACAACACAAATCAACTCCATAGCAACCATGATATCCTACATATCAGGGTTACCAGTAGACAAACCCACAG AGACGGTCAGAAGAAAGAGATCGGGGAAACACTCCCAGGAGAACATCAGCATCTTCCCTGTGGAGACTCACTCTGCCAAACAGCTGAGGCACTTCAAATACAGAACTGTCAAACTCCTCCTGTCCTGGTGTGTCAGTTCCACGCTCGTTCAGCAG TTGTCTGCTTGTGAAGAGGATGAGATCACCTCGGGCTTTCACCACCTCGTGCAGACAATCATGACGTACATTTGTCGTCTGACGGAGCTGAAGTTGGAGGATCACACCCTGGCCAAGTTCTACCGTGCTCTGTCCCACAAAATTTATGACCTTCTGGACAAG GTGGTTGGTCTTCTGCCGGAGAGGATGTTGCTCCAGGTTATTAAGGAGCTCATGGAACACTCCATTCCCAACATTCAAAGGAAGTCCATGGAACTGCTGAACAACTTCCTGCTACAGAAGGAACAAACTATG GAGGCTGGCTTACTGGGGGTTGTAGACAAACTTCTACATGTGTCTGCATCAGAGAACATAGAGGCAACTACGACCCAAACAGCTTTATACAGCCTGAAGTTACTGTGTAGAAGGATAGGGGCCAACCATCCACAAATGTTTATAAAG GTGCTGAAGATGTCTGTGGAGATTTTCCGTTCTCGGGCAGGGAACCAGTCTCTCCAGGCTAGTGCTCTGTTGTGTATTGCTGAAGTCTGCAGCACACTGAAGGCACATGTCATAGCTCACCTATCATCCTTCATGCCCAAGATTGTCTCCTGTCTGAAGGACAACCAGCTTGTGGAGGG gaATGAGCTGTTTCTCTTAAGCATGATTACAACTGTCCAGAAAGTGATGGAAAACTTGTCTTTGTTCCTTAGTCCTTACCTACAAGATATTGTTACACAG ATCTGCTGCCTCTCTGGAAGACAGACAGACGTGTTGCAGAAAGCAACCATTCAACAGAGACTCAAAGCTATCAG GGGCACCATGGCAACCACTCTGCCTCCTCGGGTACTTCTCGGAATTTTACCTGATTGCTATGATAAACTTCTGACACTCAATCCT AATGGAATCCAGCCCATGATGACCATGCTAACAGAACATGTCGGTCATATAAAGAAGGAGGATTTAAGTAGTCATTTAGTTCAGTTACAGGGATTCTATCTCACCTGTCTGGATGTACAGTCACATTACAAG GGAGATGTGGAGGAGGTAGAAAATGCTGTGATAGAGGCTATTGTTGCCACGGTGATGAAACTGTCAGAAGCCACATTTAGACCAATGTTTTACAAG ATGTTTGATTGGGCCACAAGAGAAGAAGATCTGAAGCATAGAATTCTGGTATTCTACAAAATGGCTGACAG GTTGGCCGAGAAGATGCAGAGTCTGTTCACGATATTTGCTGGTCACATCATTGTTCATGCTGCCCAGATTTTAACAGACAACAACAAACAGATGACTG ACGATGATTTCTATGGCTCCAGTAAGTCTGGTAGAAGGAAATCCCACAAGTTATTGGTGTACATTTTTGATTGCCTGTGCAAGTGTTTCTTGTATGACACAGAGGGCTTTGTTACCAAGGAAAGATTTGACACATTGTTACAACCCCTAGTAGACCAG CTGGAGAATGTTGATGGTGAACCTTTATCCAAAGAAAGAGTGAGTGAGCACCTTGTTCCTTGCATTGTACAATTTGGTGCCGCGACCCAGGATGATTCACTGTGGAAAACTCTAAACTACCAAATACTGCTGAAGACGCGTCACTCCTCGCCTGAG GTTCGATATGCAGCTCTGATTGCTGTGGATGAATTCCACAAGAAGTTGTCGGAGGACTACATGGCATTGCTGCCGGAGACCATCCCGTTCCTCGCAGAACTCATGGAGG ATGAGGAAGAGGAAGTAGAGAAGATGTGTCAGTCGGTAATCAGTCAGATGGAGAGAACCCTCGGAGAGCCTCTACAGAAATACTTCTAA